Proteins co-encoded in one Bradyrhizobium sp. 170 genomic window:
- a CDS encoding TRAP transporter permease — translation MSPSASDSIVAPAKRIEFDDPHANMQEAEVTRVRTLRGAWRWALVVATAVTILLCINQQFSLRFFLGYTQLNTEYFYLLIALMLPFTFLIFPGTERSPLDRIPWYDILLFVVTFACAILLMRSVRKAAEAGWEFGGAPTDVIVAGVIMWVVLMEALRRTGGWSLLLSVLPFTVYPLFADAKWLGPFRGTQSTLEQATSYHVLSGESLLGIPIQAFADTVIGFLVFGTALMMTGAGKFFINLSFSLCGTFRGGAAKVCIFASGLLGMMSGSIISNVLTAGTMTIPVMKKSGFRASYAAAIEACASTGAVLAPPVMGATAFVIAQFLNISYADVALAAIIPAVLYYAGLFMQVDSYAARHNLKGIPRAELPKVWDTIKEGWYYIFVIALLIVMLLYFKRESHAPFYATALLLVLNQLFSKDTRWTLSTINKFFEVNGRTFVELVGILAGCGLLIGAFSMTGVVSSLANDLLRIAGDNALLLLVMCAFTSLVLGLGLTTTACYIFLAILVAPALEKLGLNRMAVHMFIFYWGMLSSITPPVAIASFAAAGIAGSPAMKTGWESMWVGSIIYFIPFFFVLNPALVLQGPSPYLEGLGLMALAGFGTLFICGGIQGYQVFVGDLRGAGMLEWPLRVLLVIGGFVIATPGGGIMPLSQWQITSLGLAILIPTVLIALVLIRRQPPAANQLHAP, via the coding sequence ATGTCACCTTCTGCGAGCGATAGCATCGTCGCGCCAGCAAAACGAATTGAGTTCGACGACCCGCATGCCAACATGCAGGAAGCCGAAGTCACGCGGGTGCGAACATTGCGTGGGGCCTGGCGCTGGGCGCTGGTTGTTGCCACCGCGGTAACCATCCTGCTGTGCATCAACCAGCAATTCTCGCTGCGCTTCTTCCTCGGCTACACGCAGCTCAACACCGAGTATTTCTATCTGTTGATCGCGCTGATGCTGCCGTTCACGTTCCTGATCTTTCCAGGAACCGAGCGCTCGCCGCTCGATCGCATTCCCTGGTATGACATCCTGCTTTTCGTCGTCACCTTCGCCTGCGCCATTCTCCTGATGCGCAGCGTCCGCAAGGCGGCGGAAGCTGGTTGGGAATTCGGCGGCGCGCCGACGGACGTCATCGTCGCCGGCGTCATCATGTGGGTAGTGCTGATGGAAGCGTTGCGGCGCACCGGCGGCTGGAGCCTGCTGTTGAGCGTGCTGCCATTTACGGTTTATCCGCTGTTTGCAGACGCGAAGTGGTTGGGACCGTTCCGCGGCACGCAATCGACGCTTGAACAGGCAACGTCCTATCACGTGCTGTCGGGGGAAAGCCTGCTCGGCATCCCGATCCAGGCTTTTGCCGACACCGTAATCGGCTTTCTGGTGTTCGGCACCGCGCTGATGATGACGGGCGCCGGAAAGTTTTTTATCAACCTGTCATTCTCGCTATGCGGCACCTTCCGCGGCGGCGCGGCAAAAGTCTGCATCTTCGCCTCCGGGCTGCTCGGCATGATGTCGGGTTCGATCATCTCCAACGTGCTGACCGCCGGCACCATGACCATTCCGGTCATGAAGAAGAGCGGCTTCCGCGCCTCCTATGCCGCCGCGATCGAGGCCTGCGCGTCGACCGGCGCGGTGCTGGCGCCGCCGGTGATGGGCGCGACCGCATTCGTGATCGCGCAGTTCCTCAACATCAGCTACGCCGACGTCGCGCTCGCCGCGATCATTCCTGCGGTGCTCTATTACGCCGGACTGTTCATGCAGGTGGATTCCTATGCCGCGCGTCACAACCTGAAAGGCATTCCGCGCGCCGAACTGCCGAAGGTCTGGGACACCATCAAGGAAGGATGGTACTACATCTTCGTCATCGCGCTCCTGATCGTGATGCTCTTGTATTTCAAGCGCGAGAGCCACGCGCCGTTCTACGCGACCGCGCTGCTTCTGGTCTTGAACCAGCTTTTCTCGAAGGACACGCGCTGGACGCTCTCGACCATCAACAAGTTCTTCGAGGTCAACGGACGCACCTTTGTCGAGCTGGTCGGCATCCTGGCTGGTTGCGGCCTCCTGATCGGCGCGTTCTCGATGACCGGCGTGGTCTCCAGCCTCGCCAACGATCTGTTGCGGATCGCGGGCGACAATGCGTTGCTGCTGCTCGTGATGTGCGCCTTTACCAGCCTCGTCCTCGGGCTCGGACTGACGACGACGGCCTGCTACATCTTCCTCGCCATCCTGGTGGCGCCCGCACTGGAAAAACTCGGCCTCAACCGTATGGCCGTGCACATGTTCATCTTCTACTGGGGCATGTTGTCTTCGATCACACCACCGGTCGCCATCGCCTCCTTTGCCGCGGCCGGCATCGCCGGCTCACCGGCGATGAAGACGGGATGGGAATCGATGTGGGTCGGCAGCATCATCTATTTTATCCCGTTCTTCTTCGTGCTGAACCCGGCGTTGGTGCTGCAGGGACCAAGCCCGTATCTCGAAGGGCTCGGGCTGATGGCGCTGGCGGGCTTCGGCACGTTATTCATCTGCGGCGGCATTCAGGGCTACCAGGTGTTTGTCGGCGACCTCCGGGGCGCAGGCATGCTGGAATGGCCGCTGCGGGTATTGCTCGTCATCGGCGGCTTCGTGATCGCGACGCCCGGCGGCGGCATCATGCCGCTGTCGCAATGGCAGATCACCTCTCTTGGATTGGCGATCCTGATCCCGACCGTTCTAATCGCGCTGGTGCTGATACGGCGCCAGCCTCCAGCGGCGAACCAGTTGCACGCTCCCTGA
- the glsA gene encoding glutaminase A yields MKQSPPPLNASPAAWTSSKPPLLRFLNACHAEFADETSGAVANYIPELGKADPAHFGISLATLDGHVYEVGDTQVPFTIQSMSKPFVFALALDTLGAARVESVIGVEPSGDPFNSIRLNAENHPFNPMVNAGAIACSGLIHEAKGDAAFDYIRQALGRFAGRDLDVDDAVYASESATGDRNRAIGYLLRTNAVIKDNVAAVLEVYFRQCAILVTARDIAVMAATLANRGINPVTGEQVLTPYAISRTLSVMTSSGMYDYAGEWIYRIGIPAKSGVGGGILAALPARLGLGSYSPKLDKHGNSVRGIKVCEALSSHYDLHMLNRSDDARNSIIADYDIGNSPSRRVRRAQEQNILAAHHQDVRVIELVGTLSFSNVDYVSRQLAAKPRPQLVIFDLRRVTAMTRAGARLLAEEFRELAAYNVTVILSGIRRSSPEWKMIGEWTEGLSNIRNYYLLDAAIEWAEDQVVYRYGGAIDFFEATHLSEQALLAGLTDEELTDLASLASIRTYQASEKIMAAGDPATSVFFLRSGVVHVTLPDGIRLATLTAGMPFGEMALLEPRRSADVLADMAATAYEVPLRDFERFRKQHPHAGERIMRNLAHLLADRLILANAKLNVLTSS; encoded by the coding sequence ATGAAACAATCGCCTCCTCCGCTTAACGCCAGCCCCGCGGCTTGGACCAGTTCAAAGCCGCCCTTGCTGCGGTTCCTGAATGCGTGCCACGCGGAATTCGCTGACGAGACCAGCGGCGCGGTCGCCAATTACATCCCCGAACTCGGCAAGGCCGACCCTGCCCATTTCGGCATCAGCCTCGCCACCCTCGACGGCCATGTCTACGAGGTCGGCGACACACAAGTCCCTTTCACCATCCAGTCGATGTCGAAGCCATTCGTGTTCGCGCTCGCGCTGGACACGCTGGGCGCGGCGCGGGTCGAGAGCGTGATCGGCGTCGAACCGTCGGGCGATCCTTTCAACTCGATCCGCCTCAACGCTGAAAACCATCCCTTCAACCCGATGGTCAATGCCGGCGCGATCGCCTGCTCCGGCCTGATCCATGAGGCCAAGGGCGACGCCGCGTTCGACTATATCCGTCAAGCGCTGGGCCGGTTTGCCGGGCGCGATCTCGACGTCGACGACGCCGTCTATGCCTCCGAAAGCGCTACAGGCGACCGCAACCGCGCGATCGGCTATTTGCTGCGCACCAACGCCGTGATCAAAGACAACGTGGCAGCCGTGCTGGAGGTGTATTTCCGGCAATGCGCCATCCTGGTGACGGCGCGCGATATCGCTGTGATGGCTGCGACGCTGGCCAACCGCGGCATCAATCCCGTGACCGGAGAACAGGTGCTGACGCCGTATGCCATCTCGCGGACACTCTCCGTCATGACGAGCTCCGGCATGTATGATTACGCCGGGGAATGGATCTACCGGATCGGCATCCCCGCAAAGAGCGGCGTCGGCGGCGGCATCCTCGCGGCGCTACCCGCGCGGCTCGGGCTCGGCAGCTATTCGCCGAAACTCGACAAGCACGGCAACAGCGTCCGCGGCATCAAGGTCTGCGAGGCGCTGTCATCGCATTACGACCTGCATATGCTGAACCGCAGCGACGACGCGCGCAACAGCATCATCGCCGATTACGACATCGGCAACAGCCCGTCGCGGCGTGTGCGGCGCGCGCAGGAACAGAACATCCTGGCCGCGCACCACCAGGACGTTCGCGTCATCGAACTGGTGGGCACGCTGTCGTTCTCCAATGTCGATTATGTCTCGCGCCAGCTCGCTGCCAAGCCGCGGCCGCAGCTCGTCATCTTCGACCTGCGCCGTGTCACGGCCATGACCCGCGCCGGCGCCCGCCTGCTCGCCGAGGAATTCCGCGAGCTCGCCGCGTACAACGTGACCGTGATCCTGTCCGGCATCAGGCGATCCTCGCCGGAATGGAAGATGATCGGGGAATGGACGGAAGGCCTCAGCAACATCCGCAACTACTATTTGCTCGATGCCGCCATCGAATGGGCGGAAGACCAGGTGGTCTATCGTTACGGCGGCGCGATCGATTTCTTCGAGGCGACCCACCTCTCCGAACAGGCGCTGCTAGCGGGACTGACGGACGAGGAACTGACCGATCTTGCCTCGCTCGCGTCGATCCGGACCTATCAGGCGAGCGAAAAGATCATGGCCGCCGGCGATCCCGCAACCTCGGTGTTCTTTCTGCGGAGCGGCGTGGTGCATGTCACCCTGCCCGACGGCATCCGCCTGGCGACGCTGACGGCGGGAATGCCGTTCGGCGAGATGGCACTATTGGAGCCGCGCCGCTCGGCCGATGTGCTGGCCGACATGGCCGCGACCGCGTACGAAGTGCCGCTGCGCGATTTCGAGCGATTCCGAAAACAGCATCCGCACGCCGGCGAGCGGATCATGCGCAATCTTGCGCATTTGCTGGCCGATCGCCTGATCCTGGCCAACGCCAAGTTGAATGTGTTGACGTCGAGCTGA
- a CDS encoding Tex family protein — protein sequence MANINRQIAEELGVREQQIVATVELLDGGATVPFVARYRKEITGGLDDAQLRTLEERLTYLRELEERRTTILNSVREQGKLDAALEAAIMAADSKGRLEDIYLPFKPKRRTKAEIAKEAGLEPLSELLLMQPQNDPQAVAATFVDAEKQVADVAAALEGARAILVERFAEDADLIGRLREEMWSNGVMTSTVRKGKKTEGEKFKDYFDYNGALHKLPSHRILALFRGEKEEILELQMMPEANVPAAGVPSTYELKIMQRFAITDQGRPGDRWLIETARWAWRTKIQVHLNIDLRMRLWTAAETEGVRVFASNLRDLLLAAPAGARVTMGLDPGYRSGVKVAIVDATGKVVATTAVYPHEPQRQWDATLATLGKLAVAHRVDLIAIGNGTASRETDKLATELVKLLPDLKMSKIVVSEAGASVYSASAFASEELPELDVTLRGAVSIARRLQDPLAELVKIDPKAIGVGQYQHDLGETKLARSLDAVVEDCVNAVGVDANTASAPLLARVSGIGAGLAQSIVQHRDANGPFKSRKALKEVPRLGPKAFEQCAGFLRINGGEDPLDSSGVHPEAYPVVRRILTAAKSDIKALIGNAEIVRQLKPQAFVDDTFGLPTVTDILRELEKPGRDPRPAFKAAVFKEGVEEIKDLKRGMILEGTVTNVAAFGAFVDIGVHQDGLVHISAMSKTFIKDPREVVKPGDIVKVKVLEVEVARKRIALTLRLDDEVGEKGPKLSENKMREYSKASMTSSAPRKAQEQGGALADALRRAAEKNGRGKAG from the coding sequence GTGGCAAATATCAATCGACAGATCGCGGAAGAACTCGGCGTTCGCGAGCAGCAGATCGTGGCGACGGTGGAACTGCTCGACGGCGGCGCCACCGTGCCGTTCGTGGCGCGCTATCGCAAGGAAATCACTGGCGGGCTCGACGACGCGCAATTGCGCACGCTGGAAGAGCGGCTGACCTATCTGCGCGAACTCGAGGAGCGCAGGACCACCATCCTCAACTCGGTCCGCGAGCAGGGCAAGCTCGACGCCGCGCTGGAAGCCGCCATCATGGCGGCCGACAGCAAGGGGCGTCTGGAAGACATCTATTTGCCGTTCAAGCCGAAGCGCCGCACCAAGGCCGAGATCGCCAAGGAAGCCGGGCTCGAACCATTGTCCGAACTGTTGCTGATGCAGCCGCAGAACGATCCGCAAGCCGTGGCCGCGACCTTCGTCGACGCCGAGAAGCAGGTGGCTGATGTCGCCGCGGCGCTCGAAGGCGCGCGTGCAATCCTGGTGGAGCGCTTTGCCGAGGATGCCGATCTGATCGGGCGCTTGCGCGAAGAAATGTGGTCGAACGGGGTGATGACATCCACCGTGCGCAAGGGCAAGAAAACCGAAGGCGAGAAGTTCAAGGACTATTTCGACTACAACGGAGCCCTCCACAAGCTACCGTCGCATCGCATTCTCGCGCTGTTTCGGGGCGAGAAGGAAGAAATCCTCGAGCTGCAGATGATGCCCGAGGCGAATGTTCCGGCGGCCGGCGTCCCCAGCACGTATGAACTGAAAATCATGCAGCGCTTTGCGATTACCGATCAGGGCCGCCCGGGCGACCGCTGGCTGATCGAGACCGCGCGCTGGGCCTGGCGCACCAAGATCCAGGTGCACCTCAACATCGACCTGCGGATGCGGCTGTGGACGGCGGCGGAGACCGAGGGCGTGCGGGTGTTCGCCTCGAATTTGCGCGACCTGCTGCTGGCGGCACCGGCCGGCGCGCGCGTTACCATGGGGCTCGATCCCGGCTACCGTTCCGGCGTCAAGGTCGCCATCGTCGACGCCACCGGCAAGGTGGTCGCGACCACCGCGGTCTATCCGCACGAGCCACAAAGGCAATGGGACGCGACGTTGGCGACGCTGGGCAAGCTGGCGGTCGCGCACCGCGTCGACCTGATTGCGATCGGCAACGGCACCGCCTCGCGCGAGACCGACAAGCTGGCGACCGAGCTGGTCAAGCTGCTGCCGGACCTGAAAATGTCGAAGATCGTGGTGTCCGAAGCGGGCGCGTCGGTCTACTCCGCCTCGGCCTTTGCATCAGAGGAATTGCCGGAGCTCGACGTCACCTTGCGCGGCGCGGTGTCGATCGCGCGGCGCCTGCAGGATCCGTTGGCCGAACTCGTCAAGATCGACCCGAAGGCGATCGGCGTCGGGCAGTACCAGCATGACCTCGGCGAAACCAAACTGGCGCGCTCGCTCGATGCCGTGGTCGAAGACTGCGTCAACGCCGTCGGCGTCGATGCCAACACGGCTTCCGCGCCGCTGCTGGCGCGGGTATCGGGCATCGGCGCAGGGCTGGCGCAAAGCATCGTGCAGCATCGCGACGCCAACGGGCCGTTCAAATCGCGAAAGGCGCTGAAGGAAGTGCCGCGGCTGGGACCGAAAGCGTTCGAGCAATGCGCAGGCTTCCTGCGCATCAACGGCGGTGAGGACCCGCTCGATTCGTCCGGTGTGCATCCGGAAGCCTATCCTGTGGTGCGGCGGATACTCACCGCAGCCAAGAGCGACATCAAGGCGCTGATCGGCAACGCCGAGATCGTGCGCCAGTTGAAGCCGCAGGCCTTTGTCGACGACACGTTTGGTCTGCCCACGGTGACCGACATCCTGCGCGAGCTGGAAAAGCCCGGCCGCGACCCGCGTCCGGCATTCAAGGCCGCGGTGTTCAAGGAAGGCGTCGAGGAGATCAAGGACCTCAAGCGCGGCATGATCCTGGAAGGCACGGTGACGAACGTCGCGGCCTTCGGCGCCTTCGTCGATATCGGCGTGCACCAGGACGGCCTCGTGCACATCTCGGCGATGTCAAAAACCTTCATCAAGGACCCGCGCGAGGTGGTGAAGCCGGGCGATATCGTCAAGGTAAAGGTGCTGGAGGTCGAGGTCGCCCGCAAGCGCATCGCACTGACGCTGCGGCTGGATGACGAAGTGGGCGAGAAGGGCCCCAAGCTGTCGGAAAACAAGATGCGCGAGTATTCCAAGGCGTCGATGACGTCATCCGCGCCGCGCAAGGCACAGGAACAGGGCGGTGCACTGGCTGATGCCCTGCGGCGTGCCGCCGAGAAGAACGGACGGGGCAAGGCGGGGTAG
- a CDS encoding Hsp70 family protein, with product MSICGLDFGTSNTTLGTIEGHAPVLVALEAAQTTIPSAMFYEVDGGVLIGRRAVEAYVEGAPGRLMRSLKSVLGTSLIDETTRLGRARVSFRDVIAYYLGAVKRRAEQATGHELRNVVHGRPVHFVDNAPDADRKAEEMLRIIARGIGFDEVTFQFEPIAAALDYERQITSEEVALIADIGGGTSDFSIVRLGPERHGKADRAADILANDGVRIGGTDFDRQLSLGVVMPLFGFRSTMKRPGLDVPSSYFHDLATWSSINRMYEPRVMADIRQVRQEASEPELLDRLIRVVHEQRGHTLAMEVEDAKIALSEKRRADIPLEWVTPGLGADISRPDLVSHTKQLADRIAARINNCLVQAGLAAGDIDAVFLTGGSVNLAHVHKAITKAVPSARVVEGDIFGAVGKGLTLEALRRYGPLS from the coding sequence ATGTCAATCTGTGGCCTTGATTTCGGAACGTCGAACACGACGCTTGGCACCATCGAGGGCCATGCGCCGGTTCTGGTAGCCCTGGAGGCCGCACAGACCACTATACCCAGTGCGATGTTCTATGAGGTGGACGGGGGCGTTCTGATCGGCCGCAGGGCCGTGGAAGCCTATGTCGAAGGTGCGCCCGGCCGCCTGATGCGGAGTCTCAAGTCGGTGCTCGGAACTTCGCTCATCGACGAAACCACCCGGCTCGGACGCGCACGGGTCAGCTTTCGCGATGTGATCGCCTATTACCTCGGTGCGGTCAAACGTCGCGCGGAACAGGCCACTGGCCATGAACTGCGTAATGTTGTCCACGGACGGCCGGTTCACTTCGTCGACAATGCGCCGGACGCCGATCGCAAGGCGGAGGAAATGCTGCGGATAATTGCGCGGGGGATTGGCTTTGACGAGGTCACGTTTCAATTCGAACCGATCGCTGCGGCGCTGGACTATGAGCGACAGATCACATCCGAGGAAGTCGCACTGATCGCCGATATCGGCGGAGGCACGTCCGACTTTTCGATCGTGCGTCTGGGGCCCGAGCGCCACGGCAAGGCCGATCGCGCAGCCGATATTCTCGCCAATGACGGCGTGCGCATCGGCGGTACCGATTTCGACCGCCAGCTCAGCCTCGGCGTGGTCATGCCGCTGTTCGGCTTCCGCAGCACCATGAAGCGTCCCGGGCTTGACGTGCCGTCGAGCTACTTCCACGATCTCGCGACCTGGTCGAGCATCAACCGCATGTATGAGCCACGCGTGATGGCCGATATCCGCCAGGTGCGGCAGGAGGCGAGCGAGCCGGAACTTCTCGACCGGCTGATACGCGTGGTGCACGAACAGCGCGGCCATACGCTGGCGATGGAAGTCGAAGACGCCAAGATCGCCCTGTCCGAGAAGCGCCGGGCGGACATCCCGCTGGAGTGGGTTACCCCCGGTCTTGGCGCTGATATCAGCCGCCCCGATCTCGTCAGCCATACAAAGCAGCTGGCCGATCGCATCGCGGCGCGAATCAACAACTGCCTTGTTCAGGCGGGATTGGCTGCCGGTGATATCGACGCCGTGTTCCTGACCGGCGGCTCGGTGAACCTCGCTCACGTCCACAAGGCGATCACCAAAGCCGTGCCGTCGGCCCGGGTCGTCGAAGGCGACATCTTCGGCGCCGTCGGAAAAGGATTGACGCTGGAGGCGCTACGACGATACGGGCCTTTGAGCTGA
- a CDS encoding carboxymuconolactone decarboxylase family protein has product MARVEYSDPAKHSERTRELLGKNRNANIFRMMAHSPSYLEQYCRLGGAIRHKGELDPIVRELAITRTGILCEAPYEIVAHKRIGKNVGVTDEQNEALENWEAATCFNEVQRAALAFTDEIVRRHKPTDATFNAIAAKLTPAALVELQLSVGFYIMTSKFLETFAIDLQPVTEVVG; this is encoded by the coding sequence ATGGCCCGCGTCGAATACAGCGATCCCGCCAAGCACAGCGAGCGCACCCGCGAATTGCTGGGCAAAAACCGCAATGCCAACATCTTTCGCATGATGGCGCATTCGCCGAGCTACCTCGAGCAATACTGCCGACTCGGCGGGGCAATCAGGCACAAGGGCGAACTGGACCCGATCGTGCGCGAGCTCGCCATCACCCGCACCGGCATCCTGTGCGAGGCGCCCTATGAAATTGTCGCCCACAAGCGGATCGGCAAGAATGTCGGCGTCACCGACGAGCAGAACGAGGCGCTGGAGAACTGGGAAGCGGCGACCTGCTTCAACGAAGTACAGCGCGCGGCGCTCGCCTTCACCGATGAAATCGTCAGGCGTCACAAGCCGACGGACGCGACCTTTAACGCCATTGCCGCCAAGTTGACCCCGGCCGCATTGGTCGAGCTGCAGCTCTCGGTCGGCTTCTACATCATGACGTCGAAATTCCTGGAAACGTTTGCCATCGATCTGCAACCGGTGACGGAAGTGGTGGGCTGA
- a CDS encoding OB-fold domain-containing protein, which produces MTDQLADWTKGAEAIVYQSCDACGAVQYFHRSFCAACGAPNPVEKRASGTATVYATSLVCRAATPETRAHVPYNIVLVDAAEGFRMMAHGDNDLAIGDAVIVSYRPFAGRLVPYFEKEVNDRHQCSRYEATQNYAEQVKI; this is translated from the coding sequence ATGACCGACCAACTGGCTGACTGGACCAAGGGCGCCGAGGCCATCGTCTATCAATCCTGCGATGCCTGTGGAGCCGTGCAATATTTCCACCGCAGCTTCTGCGCCGCCTGCGGTGCGCCGAATCCGGTAGAGAAGCGTGCCAGCGGAACCGCGACGGTCTATGCGACCTCGCTGGTGTGCCGTGCCGCGACGCCGGAGACTCGCGCGCATGTTCCCTACAATATCGTGCTGGTCGATGCGGCGGAGGGCTTTCGCATGATGGCCCACGGCGACAACGATCTGGCGATCGGCGACGCCGTCATCGTAAGCTATCGGCCGTTTGCGGGAAGGCTGGTGCCGTATTTCGAGAAGGAGGTGAATGACAGGCATCAATGCTCACGCTACGAAGCAACCCAGAATTACGCGGAACAGGTGAAAATCTGA
- a CDS encoding thiolase family protein gives MSFITGVGLTSYGKHEGSSSLDLMSKAAELAIADAGLKRSEIDGILCGYSTVSPHIMLATVFAEHFGIQPSYAHAVQVGGATGLAMTMLAHHLVDAGVAKHVLVVGGENRLTGQSRDASIQALAQVGHPDYEVTLGPTIPAYYGLVASRYMHEYGVTQEDLAEFAVLMRAHALTHPGAQFREPITVADVMASKPVAMPLKLLDCCPVSDGGAAFVVSREPTSATGIRVRGCAQAHTHQHITAAPALSELGAEIAIAKAKAESGVAISDVRYAAVYDSFTITLAMLLEDLGLARRGEAAARVRAGHFSREGAMPLNTHGGLLSYGHCGVGGAMAHLVETHLQMTERAGARQVRDASVALLHGDGGVLSSHVSMFLERVR, from the coding sequence ATGAGCTTCATCACCGGCGTCGGACTCACGTCCTATGGCAAGCACGAAGGATCGTCCTCGCTCGATCTCATGAGCAAGGCGGCCGAGCTTGCCATTGCCGATGCCGGGCTGAAGCGATCTGAGATCGACGGCATTCTCTGCGGCTATTCGACGGTTTCGCCGCACATCATGCTGGCGACCGTGTTCGCCGAGCACTTTGGCATCCAGCCATCCTATGCGCATGCCGTGCAGGTCGGCGGCGCCACCGGGCTCGCCATGACCATGCTGGCGCATCATCTGGTCGATGCCGGCGTCGCAAAGCATGTGCTCGTGGTCGGCGGCGAAAACCGCCTCACCGGGCAGAGCCGCGACGCTTCGATCCAGGCGCTGGCGCAGGTCGGCCATCCCGATTACGAAGTGACCTTGGGACCGACGATCCCCGCTTATTACGGCCTTGTGGCGTCGCGCTACATGCACGAATATGGCGTGACCCAGGAAGACCTCGCCGAGTTCGCGGTGCTGATGCGCGCCCACGCCTTGACCCATCCCGGCGCGCAGTTCCGCGAACCCATCACAGTCGCCGACGTGATGGCCTCAAAGCCGGTGGCGATGCCGCTCAAGCTGCTGGATTGCTGTCCGGTGTCCGACGGAGGTGCTGCGTTCGTGGTCAGCCGCGAGCCGACCTCTGCGACCGGCATTCGCGTGCGCGGTTGTGCGCAGGCGCATACCCATCAGCACATCACGGCAGCGCCCGCACTGAGCGAACTCGGCGCCGAGATCGCGATCGCCAAGGCCAAGGCTGAGTCCGGCGTCGCGATATCGGATGTGCGTTACGCCGCGGTCTATGACAGCTTCACCATCACGCTCGCAATGCTGCTGGAAGACCTCGGTCTTGCCAGGCGCGGCGAGGCGGCGGCGCGGGTACGGGCAGGGCATTTCAGCCGCGAAGGGGCTATGCCCCTCAACACCCATGGCGGGCTCCTGAGCTACGGCCATTGTGGCGTCGGCGGCGCGATGGCGCATCTGGTGGAGACGCATTTGCAGATGACGGAGCGCGCCGGCGCCCGGCAGGTCCGCGACGCCTCGGTCGCGCTGCTGCACGGCGACGGCGGCGTGCTGTCGTCGCATGTCAGCATGTTCCTGGAGCGGGTGCGATGA
- a CDS encoding acyl-CoA dehydrogenase family protein translates to MDFALSANQESIRDAVGKICSRFDDAYWLKKDKEGGYPADFHRALADAGWLGICIPEEYGGSGLGITDAAIMMRTIAESGAGMSGASAVHMNVFGLNPVVVFGTKEQCTRMLPPIIDGRDKSCFAVTEPNTGLNTTQLKTRAVRQGDKYVVNGQKVWISTAQVANKILLLARTTPLEEVKTPTQGLSLFYTDFDKQRVTVHEIEKMGRKPVDSNELFFENFEIPVEDRLGEEGRGFEYILHGMNPERILIAAEAVGLGQIALSRAAAYAKNRIVFNRPIGMNQGIQHPLAKNWMELEAAWMMVLRAGWQYDQGMQCGPAANAAKYLAAEAGFHACEQAVMTHGGFGYAKEYHVERYLRESLIPRIAPISPQLILSFIAEKVLGLPKSY, encoded by the coding sequence ATGGATTTCGCACTCTCAGCCAACCAGGAATCGATCCGGGATGCGGTCGGAAAAATCTGTTCGCGCTTCGACGATGCCTATTGGTTGAAAAAAGACAAGGAGGGCGGCTACCCCGCCGACTTCCATCGTGCGCTGGCGGACGCCGGCTGGCTCGGCATCTGCATCCCCGAGGAATATGGCGGGTCGGGGCTCGGCATTACCGACGCTGCGATCATGATGCGGACGATTGCGGAATCGGGCGCCGGCATGTCCGGTGCTTCCGCCGTGCATATGAACGTGTTCGGGCTCAATCCCGTCGTCGTGTTCGGCACCAAGGAGCAATGCACGCGCATGTTGCCGCCGATCATCGACGGTCGCGACAAGTCATGTTTCGCCGTGACCGAACCCAATACCGGGTTGAACACGACGCAGCTGAAAACCCGCGCAGTGCGCCAAGGCGACAAATACGTCGTCAACGGCCAGAAGGTCTGGATTTCCACCGCCCAGGTCGCCAACAAGATCCTGCTGCTGGCGCGCACCACGCCGCTGGAAGAGGTGAAGACGCCGACGCAGGGCTTGAGCCTGTTCTACACCGACTTCGACAAGCAGCGCGTCACTGTGCATGAGATCGAAAAGATGGGCCGCAAGCCCGTCGATTCCAACGAATTGTTCTTCGAGAATTTCGAGATCCCGGTCGAGGATCGCCTGGGCGAAGAAGGCCGCGGCTTCGAATATATCCTGCACGGCATGAATCCCGAGCGCATCCTGATCGCGGCGGAAGCGGTGGGGCTCGGCCAGATCGCGCTGTCGCGCGCCGCGGCCTACGCCAAGAACCGCATCGTGTTCAACCGCCCGATCGGCATGAACCAGGGCATTCAGCATCCGCTGGCGAAAAACTGGATGGAGCTGGAAGCCGCGTGGATGATGGTGCTGCGCGCGGGCTGGCAATACGACCAAGGCATGCAATGTGGCCCGGCTGCCAATGCTGCAAAGTATCTCGCAGCGGAAGCCGGGTTCCACGCCTGCGAACAGGCGGTGATGACCCATGGCGGATTCGGTTATGCGAAGGAATATCACGTCGAGCGTTATTTGCGGGAATCCCTGATCCCGCGCATCGCGCCGATCAGCCCGCAGCTCATTCTCAGCTTTATCGCCGAGAAGGTGCTGGGTTTGCCGAAGTCGTACTGA